accaccattaccaaccatcacaatcaccaccacgaccaccattacaaccatcatcatcaccaccaccaccaccattacaaccatcatcatcaccaccaccaccaacattccaaccatcaccatcaccaccattaccaaccatcaccatcaccaccaccattaccatcaccaccagaacagaacagatagaTGCTTTATATAAATAGAATGCTgtgctacgctgctggtcaggcaatccaCCTAGctggtgcagtttcagtttcagtttcagtagctcaaggaggcgtcactgcgttcggacaaatccatatacgctacaccacatctgccaagcagatgcctgaccagcggtgtagcccaacgcgcttagtcaggccttgaaaaaaaaagaacaaagaaaaaaaaaggtgaataaataatagataagtgtacataaataagtaaataaatatataaataaataaataataattataatatgaaaaaaggtagtgataataataataataaataaataaataagataactaGCTGGTGTGCTGTAGTGCATACTGCTTGGATTTGTGCGAAAGCAACAAAGCCTCCTTGATAATCTGAAACCAATACagcttcaatttctcaaggaggtgtcacagtgttcggacaaatccatatacgctacaccacatctgctcagcagatacctgaccagcagcataacccaacgcgcttaatcaggccttgagtgcttgcttatatatctgtgtacctatcagagtggatgtctttcaaaataattttgccagaggacaacactctcgtcgccatgggttctttttcagtgcaccaagtgcgaactgcacacgggacctcgggtttatcgtctcatccaaaaagaccggacgctcagtttgattttccagtcaaacttggggagaaagggcgagagcgggattcgaacccacacccccacagactctctgtattggcagctgagcgtcttaaccattctgccacctccttcctccttGAAACGGAtacagacgggcacaatagccaagtggttaaagcgttggactgtcaatccgagggtcccaggttcgaatcacgttgacggcgcctggtgggtaaagggtggagaatttttccgatctcccaggtcaacatatgtgcagacctgctagtgcctgaacccccttcgtgtgtatatatgcaagcagaagatcaaatacgcacgttaaagatcctgtaatccatgtcagcgttcggtgggttatggaaacaagaacatacctaagcatgcacacccccgaaaacggagtatggctgcctacatggcggggtaaaaacggtcatacacataaaagcccactcgtgtgcatacaaatcttcttttcttcttcttctttgcgctTGACAGCtatgcagtcagggtcgaagtccgagggatgccacaaactcggatgtccggtgaagatcggctgccgtcccccagagcctcaggccaggactgctgccgcatcttcatcttctcatacagggggcagtcttggagaatatgggatggggtctggtcagcctggccgcaatcacatagggatgtggctgccactccaatcctcttcaggtgtgctcggaggccgcagtgtcctgtgcgaaggcggtagatggtagtctggtgtcttctctccagtgtcctgatgggatcttggtgtgcctggtagcctccgttcagggtgatccagcctcttcggaatctgctgcggaggagagtttttgcttcctcatacgtgggtgtgcatacaagtgaacgcagaagaagaagaagaagaagaaggatacagAAAAACGACACAAGACACTGACCCGAGTGACCAGAAACCTTGCTGCCTCATCGATGTTGATGTTCTCCTTGGCCGACGTTTCGTACCAACCGACGAAGCCCTTGTCCTTGCAGAACTCGTCCATCTGGGCCGTGTTGTTCACCAGCCCCTCCTTGGCCTGGTCACACTGCACATCGAGACACGGCGCCTTCAATCACTGCTCAGTGCTTTCAAGCATTGCTCAGTGCCTTCAATAGCTCATCAGTGCCTTCAATCATAAATCATCGAATTCAATCGCTCATCAGTGACTTCAATCATTCATTATCGACTGTAATCATTCATTATTGCCCGCAATAATTCATCATCGTCTGCAACTGTTATTACCTGCAATCATTCATCATCACCTTCAATCACTAATCATCACTTtcaatcattcatcatcaccttcaatcattcatcatcaccttcattcatcatcactttcaATCATTCATCATCGCCATCAATCATTCATCATCGTCTTCAATCAATCATCAGCTCTTTCCAGTATTCATCATCGCCTTCAATCATTCACCATTGCCTCTGAAAGATCATTATCGCTTTCAATCATTCATCACCGCCTCTGAAAGATCATGACTGCCTTCAATCATTCAGCATCGGCTTCAATCATTCATCATCGCCTTCAATCATTCCTCACCAATCATTCCTCACCACCTTCATTCATTTACAACATCACCTTCAATCATTCATCATcgccttcattcattcatcatcgaTCATTCGTCATCGCCTTCAATCATTCATCAGCTCCAACTGTCAGCCCATGAAAAgcttacatctgggccaacagcgaagtgagagctgtatcatcaacaGGTTTCACCATCacaacgggaagtcatttacagctcagtcttttgtgaaggaccatgactcttaAAACAaggaggcatgattgcactggctcttcgtgctgtagccttgcggggagggggggggggggctagctggccttttgagAACCATCCCCCAACGCCGGCTGTTCCCTAAAACCCccttggacgagagagtgggggcggggggaggtgtaactttggggcaagacactctccactaaaatcaaattcaagtCTGATGATAGTCGGGACAGCGAGTCGCCTCTGttggtcataataataataataataataataatggatacttatatagcacactatccagaaatctgctccaggtgctttacaaaaacgcttttgttaacataaaacattacatctatgttacatacacacaccaaaatatgactacacacacgcacacacatacacacgcacacacacacacacacacacacactgcgtacatacattttaacaatacacgtgtatctaacacaaccacagtcagacacacagacggatttATCACACAGCCCCTGTgaaaactttttgacagttatgtAAAACGTCAACTGCAGTGAGTGAGCAGCTGACCTTGTTGGCCAGCAACACGCACGGTACTGGAGCGCCGTCTGTCAGCTGCACTTTGCTGTCCAGGTCGTTTTTCCACTTGCTGACCGCCTCGAAGGTGGAGGCCCGCGTCACGTCGAAGACCACGAAGGCCCCAACAGCTTCCTTGTAGTACACCCGGGTCATGTTCCCAAAGCGCTCCTGGCCTGAGCACGTCAAAcaacgttgttttgtttgtttgtttgtttgtttgtgtgtgagtgtgtgtgtgtgtgtttgtgttgtgttgtgttgtgttgtgtgtgttgtgtgtgtgtgtgtgtgtgtgtgtgtgtgtgtgtgtgtgtgttgtttgtgctgttgtttatattgtgtgttgtgttgttgttgttgttgttgttgttgtgtgtgtgtgtgtgtgtgtgtgttgtttgtgctgttgtttatagtgtgttgtgttgtgttgtgttgtttgtgtgtgtgtgtgtgtgtgtgtgtgtgtgtgtgtgttgtctgtgctgttgtttatattgtgtgttgtgttgagttgtgttgtgttgtattgtcttgtgtgtgtgtgtgtgtgtgtgtgtgtgtgtgtgtgtgtgtgtgtgtgtgtgtgtgtgtgtgtgtgtgtgtgtgtgtgtgctgtctgtgctgttgtttatattgtgtgttgtgttgtattgtattgtgtgtgtgtgtgtgtgtgtgtgtgtgtgtgtgttgtttgtgctgttgtttatattgtgtgttgtgttgtgctgtgtgcgtgtgtgtgtgtgcgtgtgtgtgtgtgtgtgtgtgtgtgtgtgtgtgtgtgtgtgtgtgtgtgtgtgtgtgtgttgtttgtgctgttgtttatattgtgtgttgtgttgtgttgtgttgtgtgtgtgtgtgtgtgtgtgtgtgtgtgtgtgtgtgtgtgtgtgctgttgtttatattgtgtgttgtgttgtgttgtgtggtgttgtgtggtgtggtgtggtgtggtgtggtgtggtgtggtgtggtgtggtgtggtgtggtgtggtgtggtgtggtgttgtgttgtgttgtgttgtgttttgtgtgtgtgtgtgtgtgtgtgtgtgtgtgtgtgtgtgtgtgtgtgtgtgtgtgtgtgtgctgttgtttatattgtgtgttgtgttgtgttgtgttgtgttgtgttgtggtgttgtgttgtgtgtgtgtgtgtgtgtgtgtctgtgctgttatTCAtattgtgtgttatgttgtgttgtgttgtgttgtgttgtgtgtgtgtgtgtgtgtgtgtgtgtgtgtgtgtgtgtgtgtgtgcgcgctgtctGTGCTGTTATtcatattgtgtgttgtgttgtgttgtgttgtgttgtgtgtgtgtgtgtgtgtgtgtgtgtgtgtgctgtgtgtgtgtgtgtgtgtgtatgtgctgtgtgtgtgtgtgctgtgtgtgtgtgtgtgtgtgctgtgtgtgtgttgagagagagagagagagagagcttacgtACCTGTGTGCACTGTCTTCCGTTTTCTTCTTGTGGGTTGATTTCAGTGTGTTATATTgaatctttctcttctttgtggGGCGTCTTTCCttctgttcgtgtgtttgttttgttgcatgCATGGATATACGATACACAtatgtacagccacacacacacacacacacacacacacacacacacacacacacgctcccccaaATGTTCTGAAATGTATCAGACAAAACCGAAGGGGGGCAAGTATGTGAAAGACAGTAACAAACATACTACAGTTAACTAACACATCAGAAcaccacaaacagaaacacacacacgcgcgtccgcgcaagcacacactcacacacgcgcgcacacacacacagaaacacacacacacacacacacatgataacacgttgtttttttttgttgttgttgttgttgttgttgttttttaaatacacGCAGACATAAATGTTTCAAGTCTTGAAAATCTGCCAAGTTTTGAAGGGCAGTTAAAATCTGAATATTCTGAattgattcaaacacacacacacacacacacacacacactgacctgcaaTATCCCAAAGCTGCAGACGTATAAGAGTGTCGGCATCCCAGTTGAGCACCTTGAGGGCAAAGTCCACCCCAATCTGAACACCGCTATTAAGGGAACACACTTCACCGACAAGGCACAATCACCATGCAATGGCATGTGGACACAGATCAATCCTGCTGGCTCAGACCTTTCTAGCGGTCCGTAAATACtgcgaagaaacacacacacacacacacaaactaaaaaaaacaacaacaacaaaacacaaaacaaaaatcatcaaacaaacacactccccaccccctccacccctctcctaccccccagacaaaaaaaaagaacaaaagaagaacaaaaacacacacacacacacaaaaaaaacaaaaacaaaaaaaacaaaatataacaacaacaacacaccaccactaacaacaaagcaacaactaacaaatgaaaacgaaaacaatTAGGTAGAGAGGTAAAGGTAACAAGAAATCTACCAATGAAATTACTGCTAATGACATAAATCGAAAGCCTTctaaaatgaaaatgatgaacAACAAAGAATCCCAAACTGCTACACGGCATCCACACTCTGTCTGCAATCAAAACTATCAAGTGAAACCAAGACAGGTCGAGGAAACAACCTCAGAGCTAAATTCAGCTCAAACCTCTGACCAACGTAGatattctcttctttctttttaaaaaaaattcaaacaccaGCCATTCCAGGTATACCAGTCTATAAtattaaaataaacaacaaaaactcgtCAGTTAATAATATACACATCAAAGGACAAAATGACATCACCAACTGACTTAATAATATCACTAAATGACCTGATTACATCACCAAATGACGTCATTAAACGACCTAATGACCTCACCAAAGGACCTAACGACATCACAAAAGGACCCAACGACGTCAACAAATGACCTGATGACGTCACCAAATACCTGATGACGTCACCAAAGGGCCTAAAGACATCAGGAAATGACCCCAAGGGCCTGAAGACATCAGGAAATGACCCCATGGTTCTAAAGACATCAGTAACTGACCCCATGGACCTAAAGACATCAGGAAATGACCCCATGGAGCTAAAGACATCAGGAAATGACCCCATGGTTCTAAAGACATCAGGAAATGACCCCATGGACCTAAAGACATCAGGAAATGACCCCATGGACCTAAAGACATCAGGAAATGACCCCATGGACCTAAAGACATCAGGAAATGACCCCATGGACCTAAAGACATCAGGAAATGACCCCATGGACCTAAAGACATCAGGAAATGACCCCATGGACCTAAAGACATCAGGAAATGACCCCATGGTTCTAAAGACATCAGGAAATGACCCAATGGACCTAAAGACAACAGGAAATGACCCCATGGACCTAAAGGCATCAGGAAATGACTCCGTGACGACACCAAACGGACCTATAGACATCAGGAAAAGGACCTAATAACGTCAGCAAAATCAATGAACTTAACAGCGTCACCAAATGACACGACGTGACCAAAGGACctgcaggagccagctgcattgctcggacttCGGAAGAGCCCAGCCAGTATGGTCGTAATCCGCTACTAACTTtagtgtagtatggaactgacgaatggcgtagctcggtcaacgtaggcactcAGTCAggtggaacctggtcagcaaccttgttgggtcccacgaaccactgctggcgacttgtcaaa
This portion of the Babylonia areolata isolate BAREFJ2019XMU chromosome 16, ASM4173473v1, whole genome shotgun sequence genome encodes:
- the LOC143290810 gene encoding ras-related protein Rab-38-like, with amino-acid sequence MNGTTANGRVVTSSTQNGSGNVEKKEHLYKILVIGELGTGKTSIIKRYVHQFFSQHYRATIGVDFALKVLNWDADTLIRLQLWDIAGQERFGNMTRVYYKEAVGAFVVFDVTRASTFEAVSKWKNDLDSKVQLTDGAPVPCVLLANKCDQAKEGLVNNTAQMDEFCKDKGFVGWYETSAKENINIDEAARFLVTRILEKDRAMLLGEERQDKDRVVLDRPAHAQPQKKLSCC